The sequence below is a genomic window from Coregonus clupeaformis isolate EN_2021a unplaced genomic scaffold, ASM2061545v1 scaf0472, whole genome shotgun sequence.
CTCAGGGCTGGACATGAACATGACAGCCATGTCGAATCGCCTCACCCCGGCCAGACTCCTGAGGATCTCCAGTATGACAGGTGGTTCTTCGTTCCTCATAGAAGGACAATGTGATAACTCAGTCACATTTCTTGTATGAACCATAACATTCATAATAGCACGGTATTTGTACAGTTCTTACTTGATGTAGAAGCTTTGTAACGTCCTTAGAATCTGATTGAGCATGTCTGGTTCAAGAGAGCTCTGGAAGATCTTGGCGTACGCCTGAGGTTCGATTTGCTAAAaacagaacacagacacacaacaaataAACATCAGTCCTTGGTGGCATCTACATGTTTTTCTCAGCAGAAAAGACTAATCTAGTTGTATGGTGATTTGCTTTTGTACAAATAGAATCCCAAACAAGAGACCAGGTCTCTCTGAAGAAAAGATGATCACAAGAAAATAGGCTATATCTTATTAGTAAGTCACGTCATTAGCAACCATTTTGTATAGGCtataaataaaaggttaaataaaaatggacagtaatacaacccatatttaatgtttatttatatatatatatatatatatatatatatatatatatatatatatatatatatatatatatataatttgtgagtgtaatgtgttTTAAGTCACGTTTTAATTCCACACCCACCTTCAAATACTTGTAGATGACTTCAGGGCCATTTCCAATCTTCCTGAGGTCTGCCTCTAGCTGGAAGCTGTTGGCGGGGGCAGGAGGTACGACCTCTGTCGAGGAGGAGGGTGTAGCAGGCGGTTCTGTTGGTTCACTGACGGTTGCCTCCCTGTGCTTCTGTGTCCGTGCTCTCACAGCATCCCCCTCAAGCCCTCTGAAATAAGGAAACAACCTCATCAGTGGTGCTATTGACGAAAGCCTAACTGTTGACAAAAGTTATATTATAAACTAACTAAAAACAATCTTCGAGCCAATCGGTTTGGGATTAAGCAATAAAACAGTATCGTATCTCTTACTTGACAGGGGAATGTGAGGAGACGTTTGATATCTCTTCAATCTTCAGGATCTTAGCGctgggggaggtagagggaggtgaGGCCTCACCCTGACCCTCTCTCACAGTGTCTGCGATGGAGGTGGTCTTCTGGGGCCTAACACGGGGGGCTGTGGTTGAGGTCAACACAGCCGAGGGCTCCTTCTGGACCAGGATCTTTCCACCAACCTCCTCAATGTCCACTCTCCTCAACGGCTTCTGAGATACAAGGAAATCCAATAGGAACATTGCTATGTGTGAATCTCTCAAGCCAAGTTCAGAAACAGCCTAGCGAAACAGCCTGTTTTATCTGAGTGACTCACGGTTGACTGCAGGTGAGGTGGTTTGTTAATTGGCTGTACTGTTCTCCGCTGTGCGTGCTCCTCTGTTGCCAGCAGACCACTTGTGCCCATGTCCTACACAGGAGCAGAGAGATGCTATGTCAATGATTTGTCAACAAAGACAACAGGTGTAAGAACATTAACACTAAAAGCCTTAGTGAGCATGGAACCACATACGTACAATGGCGATCTTCTTCATCTCATGAAATGCCTGCTTGTTTCCCGGTTCCTGCTTCAGGACCTCCTCAAAATCTACAATAAATAAATTAATAACCATGACAAACAGTTCCATGACTACTGCTACCATTCACACTAAAATACTTTAACCTGCTCAAGGTAGTTACATAGAAACCTGCCTAGCCTATACAAAATGGTTGCTAATGTCATGTGATCTACTAATAAGATATAGCCTATCTTGGATGCCTGTCTACTGTACCTTCTTTAGCTTGTTTGAGCAGTCCCAGAGCAGCCCTGGCTGTCCCTCTGCGGGCAAAGGCCTTTGAGTAGGTGCCATCCAGGGCTATGGCCTTACTGCAGTCCTCCTCAGCCTCTATATATCTGAGGAGAGAATCAAGCTTAATCAATGCACAGCGTTGACAGAATTTACACTTATCCAATACTCACTTATCATGCGTACCTCTGCAGCTTTAAGTAAGCCATGGCCCGGTTGGCAGGCAGAAGGACGTTGGTGCTGTCCGCTTCCATGCCCTTGGTGTAGTACTCTACTGCTGCCTCATACTTCCCCTCTTTGAAGTATGCGTTCCCCTGAAAGAGTCGAGGTTCAGTGCGGTGGTAACCATTTAGAAAACAATGCACTTAAAAACAGGCAAATAACATGCTGTAGTACAACTGTGATATGTCTTCAGAGCTGCAGTGTCTCAGAGTCGCTGGGTAACTGGTACCCAATATGTAGTGGGCCTACACTAACATCAAAAGATAAGTGTAGCAGGTGGCTCTACCCTGTCTTTCTGCACCACCGCCTCTTGTCTTCTCTGCTGTTCCTCCATGAGCTGCTGTTGCTTGACGTCCACCACAGGTGGCGCCACCACTGCAGCCTCTGGGCTTTCTGCCTTCCCACTCAGTTTAGCAATGACCTACAGatagaggagaggttagaggggaTCAGGGAGGGGGATACAGAGGTACAGTAATAGATCCAGCACCAGATAATGTCTCACCTCTTTACATTTCATCACTTCATTCTGTGCCT
It includes:
- the LOC121543537 gene encoding RNA polymerase II-associated protein 3-like isoform X2 codes for the protein MSENKSIELQLQMRKNAEDLHNFMKDLDSWETDIKKKDEQLRTGSIGESQKTLQPVRNKDFKKKREKKASDNNAKTEPKQAPRIKSYDYQSWDKFDVDKVLESMDKEDSAAESNDSESEDSGVPATDQDKALAEKEKGNQLFKEGKYDDAIECYTRGMGADPYNPILPTNRAACFFRLKKFAVAESDCNLSIALDSNYFKAFAQRGAARFALQNYKSALEDYVMVLKLDPGNLEAQNEVMKCKEVIAKLSGKAESPEAAVVAPPVVDVKQQQLMEEQQRRQEAVVQKDRGNAYFKEGKYEAAVEYYTKGMEADSTNVLLPANRAMAYLKLQRYIEAEEDCSKAIALDGTYSKAFARRGTARAALGLLKQAKEDFEEVLKQEPGNKQAFHEMKKIAIDMGTSGLLATEEHAQRRTVQPINKPPHLQSTKPLRRVDIEEVGGKILVQKEPSAVLTSTTAPRVRPQKTTSIADTVREGQGEASPPSTSPSAKILKIEEISNVSSHSPVKGLEGDAVRARTQKHREATVSEPTEPPATPSSSTEVVPPAPANSFQLEADLRKIGNGPEVIYKYLKQIEPQAYAKIFQSSLEPDMLNQILRTLQSFYIKNEEPPVILEILRSLAGVRRFDMAVMFMSSPEKKVLQELFDFLLQAGLEDASVGALRKKYGV
- the LOC121543537 gene encoding RNA polymerase II-associated protein 3-like isoform X1, whose product is MHHDSNQVDMSENKSIELQLQMRKNAEDLHNFMKDLDSWETDIKKKDEQLRTGSIGESQKTLQPVRNKDFKKKREKKASDNNAKTEPKQAPRIKSYDYQSWDKFDVDKVLESMDKEDSAAESNDSESEDSGVPATDQDKALAEKEKGNQLFKEGKYDDAIECYTRGMGADPYNPILPTNRAACFFRLKKFAVAESDCNLSIALDSNYFKAFAQRGAARFALQNYKSALEDYVMVLKLDPGNLEAQNEVMKCKEVIAKLSGKAESPEAAVVAPPVVDVKQQQLMEEQQRRQEAVVQKDRGNAYFKEGKYEAAVEYYTKGMEADSTNVLLPANRAMAYLKLQRYIEAEEDCSKAIALDGTYSKAFARRGTARAALGLLKQAKEDFEEVLKQEPGNKQAFHEMKKIAIDMGTSGLLATEEHAQRRTVQPINKPPHLQSTKPLRRVDIEEVGGKILVQKEPSAVLTSTTAPRVRPQKTTSIADTVREGQGEASPPSTSPSAKILKIEEISNVSSHSPVKGLEGDAVRARTQKHREATVSEPTEPPATPSSSTEVVPPAPANSFQLEADLRKIGNGPEVIYKYLKQIEPQAYAKIFQSSLEPDMLNQILRTLQSFYIKNEEPPVILEILRSLAGVRRFDMAVMFMSSPEKKVLQELFDFLLQAGLEDASVGALRKKYGV
- the LOC121543537 gene encoding RNA polymerase II-associated protein 3-like isoform X3; the protein is MDKEDSAAESNDSESEDSGVPATDQDKALAEKEKGNQLFKEGKYDDAIECYTRGMGADPYNPILPTNRAACFFRLKKFAVAESDCNLSIALDSNYFKAFAQRGAARFALQNYKSALEDYVMVLKLDPGNLEAQNEVMKCKEVIAKLSGKAESPEAAVVAPPVVDVKQQQLMEEQQRRQEAVVQKDRGNAYFKEGKYEAAVEYYTKGMEADSTNVLLPANRAMAYLKLQRYIEAEEDCSKAIALDGTYSKAFARRGTARAALGLLKQAKEDFEEVLKQEPGNKQAFHEMKKIAIDMGTSGLLATEEHAQRRTVQPINKPPHLQSTKPLRRVDIEEVGGKILVQKEPSAVLTSTTAPRVRPQKTTSIADTVREGQGEASPPSTSPSAKILKIEEISNVSSHSPVKGLEGDAVRARTQKHREATVSEPTEPPATPSSSTEVVPPAPANSFQLEADLRKIGNGPEVIYKYLKQIEPQAYAKIFQSSLEPDMLNQILRTLQSFYIKNEEPPVILEILRSLAGVRRFDMAVMFMSSPEKKVLQELFDFLLQAGLEDASVGALRKKYGV